In one window of Branchiostoma floridae strain S238N-H82 chromosome 14, Bfl_VNyyK, whole genome shotgun sequence DNA:
- the LOC118431067 gene encoding hemicentin-1-like: protein MGPGFEKMCRILRLSVIFTTASLSVGATESDIGLTVPTNVHTIAGDQVTLPATYTTRRRVMAITWHKMDAKTTERTLIYSYYPQEDARESFGQYIGRTNLVGKASLTISPTKPEDEGKYVVMILAKGVGSAEDVVNLSVMVPPTVRVGPLENYVISFGRTASLQCVVTGAKPNITVLYWEKDGLRISTSRYSRKYSGGTLDHPNLRISHVTREDAGKYSCLVQHPVSDVRATMKMKVLYPASIISISESVTAMVSDTVTIQCVADGDPTPNITWTKNGRRLRSQSSVMSRDVVVASVRVSKVRVNDSGTYLCKANNGVGSDSTKSLTLTIQQLKRRVPFSTLAVIVGATAGGLWLVVCVGFAIYCARRRKREKEKKKFAFYYNIGRRQPGVGDATADDDKEPPPYSAMPAKPDNKASSYGGINTIRKSIGRKDRRYARAMFAYRPREDNELPLETDDIIEVLEGEDGGWCLGYLSGRIGLFPSNYVKFVTTSEVLAMKSGATCQMVALQETVGSKRSI from the exons TTGGCGCCACCGAGTCGGACATCGGGCTGACCGTGCCTACCAATGTGCACACTATCGCGGGAGACCAAGTCACTCTTCCCGCCACCTACACCACTAGGCGGAGAGTGATGGCGATCACGTGGCACAAGATGGACGCCAAGACCACGGAAAGGACATTGATCTACTCGTACTATCCACAGGAGGACGCCCGCGAGTCTTTCGGACAATACATCGGCAGGACGAACCTTGTCGGAAAGGCGTCGCTGACGATCAGCCCTACCAAACCGGAGGACGAGGGCAAGTACGTGGTCATGATCCTGGCCAAAGGGGTGGGCAGCGCCGAAGATGTCGTAAACCTGTCCGTCATGG TTCCTCCCACGGTGAGAGTAGGACCACTGGAGAATTACGTGATTTCCTTTGGGCGGACCGCGTCCCTGCAGTGTGTGGTGACGGGAGCCAAGCCGAACATCACCGTGCTGTACTGGGAGAAGGACGGCCTGAGGATCAGTACGTCCAG GTACAGTAGGAAGTACTCTGGGGGTACTTTGGACCACCCAAACCTGAGGATCAGTCACGTGACCAGAGAGGATGCCGGGAAGTACTCCTGCCTTGTGCAACATCCTGTGTCTGACGTCAGAGCCACGATGAAGATGAAAGTACTTT accCAGCATCTATTATCAGTATCTCGGAGTCAGTGACAGCCATGGTCTCTGACACTGTCACCATACAATGTGTAGCCGATGGTGACCCCACACCCAATATCACGTGGACCAAGAACGGAAGGCGCCTGCGCAGTCAATCCAGCGTGATGTCACGTGACGTGGTCGTGGCGTCTGTCCGGGTGTCAAAGGTCAGGGTGAACGACAGCGGGACGTATCTGTGTAAAGCGAACAACGGTGTCGGCAGCGACAGCACAAAGTCTCTTACTCTAACCATACAGC AATTGAAACGACGAGTACCGTTCTCAACACTAGCTGTGATAGTTGGCGCCACGGCTGGCGGCTTATGGCTAGTCGTGTGTGTAGGATTCGCTATCTACTGCGCCAGGCGGAGAAAGCGagaaaaggagaagaaaaagttTGCATTCTATTACAACATCGGTCGAAGGCAGCCTGGCGTAGGAGATGCTACGGCTGACGATGACAAGGAGCCCCCTCCGTACTCCGCGATGCCAG CAAAACCAGACAACAAGGCGTCCAGCTACGGCGGTATCAATACCATCAGGAAGTCCATTGGGAGGAAAG ACAGGAGATATGCTCGAGCCATGTTCGCCTATCGTCCACGAGAGGACAATGAGTTGCCTCTAGAGACCGATGACATCATCGAGGTGCTGGAGGGGGAAGATGGCGGCTGGTGCCTGGGTTACCTGAGCGGCAGGATAGGCCTGTTCCCCTCTAACTATGTCAAGTTTGTGACCACAAGTGAAG TTCTCGCCATGAAATCTGGCGCGACGTGCCAGATGGTAGCCCTACAGGAGACCGTGGGTTCCAAAAGATCCATCTGA